Proteins encoded by one window of Nitrospira sp.:
- a CDS encoding serine protease translates to MPLSPAEQLAHSTVRIECDLSGGGLGTGTGFFYSLNRNEAQHIPVIVTNKHVVEGAVKGRFLLTLHNGTDGPAIGKVQSYELDSFQRRWLPHPDNDVDLCVMPIAPLLHEAEKTNTRFFFLTLDKDLIPKTSDMDDMLGLETIVMVGYPNGLWDKVNNLPIFRQGVLASDYKYDWNGKKEFLIDAACFPGSSGSPVLLFEIGSYQTRNALVMGSRIKLLGILYAGPQHTIHGDIQVVTVPTQQKPISVAAIPNNLGIVIKADQLNAFEGMLN, encoded by the coding sequence ATGCCCCTTAGCCCTGCGGAGCAACTTGCACACAGTACGGTGAGGATTGAGTGCGACCTTTCCGGTGGCGGACTTGGAACAGGAACTGGTTTCTTCTACAGCCTCAACCGTAATGAAGCGCAACACATTCCGGTTATCGTTACCAATAAGCATGTTGTAGAGGGCGCGGTGAAAGGCCGTTTCCTCCTTACGTTACACAACGGCACGGACGGGCCAGCTATCGGCAAGGTTCAATCTTACGAGCTTGACTCCTTCCAGAGGCGGTGGCTGCCTCATCCTGATAATGATGTTGATCTATGCGTAATGCCAATTGCGCCGCTGCTTCACGAGGCCGAGAAGACAAACACAAGATTCTTCTTCTTAACATTGGACAAAGATCTGATTCCCAAAACATCTGATATGGATGACATGCTGGGTTTAGAAACCATTGTAATGGTTGGCTATCCCAACGGACTCTGGGACAAAGTTAACAACCTGCCGATATTCAGACAGGGCGTTCTTGCGTCGGACTACAAATACGACTGGAATGGGAAGAAGGAATTTCTCATTGATGCCGCCTGCTTTCCCGGCTCAAGTGGCTCGCCAGTGCTTCTATTTGAAATCGGAAGTTACCAAACGAGAAATGCGCTTGTTATGGGGTCGCGTATAAAACTGCTGGGCATTCTTTACGCGGGGCCTCAGCACACAATTCATGGTGACATACAGGTTGTGACAGTTCCCACACAGCAGAAGCCAATCTCAGTCGCAGCAATTCCCAATAACCTTGGCATAGTTATCAAGGCCGACCAACTGAACGCGTTTGAAGGAATGCTGAATTGA